The genomic segment CCGAGGGATCCCTCTGAAgcacaccagtgctcccagtacaaaACTCCCAGGGCTGGCACAAACTCCCACTGCCTCCCTTCCCAGCGTGGAACAGCAGACGGAGAAGATATCGGTGATCAGAGCAGCCTGTGGGCTCCTCGGGAACACAGCACAGTCTAATCCACccagaaggctgagaggagatcctGACCCACAGCACAACAGCTCACCAGAAACtattcttgtatttttctcttcttttccaaaTTTGCCATTTTTAGCCTGTAGAATAGCAGTAGATTAGGCACACACCTCACTTAGGAACATTACACAAGCACTGCACAATCTTACCATGCCAAGGCTCGGCACCTCTTTGAGGCAGTGGGACTTTTGCAGCTGAGGTGTTTAACACATACTCGTCCTCCAGCCTTAACGTGGATAAAAACACAGCTAATTACAACAGTACGTAACCTCACAGCACCATCCTGCCCCATACATTCTGAACCCTCAATTACATCAGCAAAAAGTAGCACCGTGAGACATTCCAGGTCTCTTGGGGAACCATCTGACCTCAGCATCCAGTTCTTctgcagcagccatggggttGAACAGCTCAACCAGGCAAACCAGGCCAAACAGCGGCGTACGCGAAAAATAAATACAGTGGAAGCAGAGCAAAAGCTTCAACAGCAAACAGTGAGGTGCAGCAATCCTGGACAAGGACAACCCAGTGCCACAGGTCACCAGTGCAGCTGCTGCCACCTGGAAACTCCTGTGCAGACACCGGGGCTCCCTGATCTCCGGGTTTGCGATGCCAGGTCTCAGCTCCCAGCCCCTCACAGGGAGTGGGGATCCAGCTCTGTGCCGCCCTTACCCCGGCACCGCTTCCTGCGTAAAAGTCgggtttttgctgttttttacGTCTATTTTGGACCAACTTCACAACCAGGTTTCCACTGTCTGAACAGTAACGCTGCTTCGAAGCAGCTGCCTCAAGAAAACTGAACACTCAAAGCTCACACACAGAGAGGGTGCAATTAGACTTCAAGAGGGACATTCTTCTGAGCACACGGTGCTGCTGTGGATTACTGGATTTTGACAAATGATAAGTAGAAAGTCGCTGCCAATTTATTTTGatgcaataaaaataatataataagCTGAGTCTTTAAAAATTTTAGTACTGTTACTCATAAAACAGATAAGTTTCAAGACAGCAAAAGACCTCTTgggaattatgattttttttgctttagtATGGTCACAGGGATTAAAGTAATTAAGTTAAAACAGCTTTAAAAGTCATTGCACATCACCTGAGCTGAATTGTGTGCATAGTCTGAAGCTATATCTACATGAAACAGCTGTTTTCCAGGCCTTCACCCAGGCTCCAGCACAATTCAATCTCTCAGTGAGCCAGTTTAGCTCACTAATTTcataaaaaataaactatttctgGCATCAGCATCTCAAACTGAATTGGCCAAGGCATGTGACGAGGGCAGACAGAGATCAAATGCAGGAAATGGCACAATGGAAATGGGTAAGCTGCCCTTTTTGTTGGCAGAGATGTCCTCTATCatctggtgaggcctcacctctAGCCTGCACAAATGTAAAGTAAAATGTACGGAAGTTCTCCTACACCTTCATGTTCATTTTAAAGTAGTTTGACAGCTGCTGCTGAAAGGGCAGCCGCCTTCTCTCTCTCCCCATAAGTGTAAGATCCCGACTCTCCCATTTTGCTCAAGAGTGGGAACAggcacatagaatcacagaatctctcGAGTTCAatgggacccataaggatcattggggtcaactccctgctcctcacaggactgcCTAAAATTAAATCATATTACTAAGAGCATCATTCAGACACTCTTTGAACTCTGCcaggcttggtgccatgaccacCCCCTGGGGACCACGTCCCAGTGACCAACGGCCCTCTCGACAAAGAGCCTTTTCCTAATAGAATTTCAGAATAGTTAAGAAAATAAGAGCAGACCTACTGGTCAGACACAGGGCTGTGCAGCTCAACCTCCCGTTTCTGGCAGCAGTCTGGGGGAGATGCCAAGGGGAGAACATAAGAATACAGCAGGCACATGAGATGGTTCCCCAAAATAGTTGTCCGGCCGATAACAATTTCCAGTTCAAGGACTTTCCAGTACAATAGGGACAACTTGACCTCACTGCACATTTTGCAGCCACAGAAGGCGTCGTATCCCATTCGGATGGTGGCACACCATTAGTTAAGCCTTCATGAGGCCACTTCAGGCCACCTCTGTGGATTAATCTGCATTCTGAATCAATTAGCAGAGCATAGTCCGATTATTGCACATATTGTTTGACAATTATTATGTTCCCTGCAGTCAGAAAGGCGTTTCCCTCCCTCCGAGCTGAAAGCACTCACTTTGACAAGGTTATTAAAGAATACGAGGTGAGACAATGCCTGACCCTGCTGCAGGGTTCAGGCCTGGAAAAATAGGTCTTTCTGAACCACAACACAAATAGAAGCAAGATTCATGCAGAAACAAATGCAAATGAACAGTATGAAAGGTAAATCAGAGGTTACCCTGCAGGTTTCATTTCCAAAGCACTTTCCAAAGTGAGTTAACTAAGTTAGCTTTAATGTCATAGTCAGTCTATGCAGCTGAAAATAGTTCCTTAACTCATACACACAATTTGTGCAAAATACGGTTCTTAGGTCAGACAGGAAAGTCCAGTCAATCAGTAGAAGTTCAGGTTGACAATTTTTTGCTAGTAAAAACTGCTGAATTagtttacagtaaaaaaaaaaaaaaaaggatctcaGGAAGATATTTCAGGATGCAACTGCTGTGTTTGGAAACCATTTGTCAGAGATGATCTTACCTTAGAAGACCCGAGGCAGGGGGTGCGCAAGTGACATCTGCACAGCAGCGCTCTCGGCTGGGAACGGGGCTCCTCGCTGCACGGACTGTTCTGCCcacagggaaaggaaagagggaatGACTCCAGGCATCAGAGCTAAGTCTGAGGACAGATGCACTTGAAAATTTAGAAAACACAAAGTAaaagcttgttttcttttaaaaaaggttACCACCAAGTGTCTAAAATTCATTCTTcttctataattaaaaaaaaaaaaaaaggtagtcatGGGCAGTCTCCCAAATTTAAACTAGAAAACACAAATACCTGTAGCAACATCCCACACCACAGCCACCCCAATTTACAATGTGATCCCTGTCCCTGCCTTCAGCTTTGTGAACACCAGGTCTGCACCTGGTTTGTTACCAACACCAGTAGCTATAGGGCAGCACTTCGCCCTGCCCTGGAGCACCTGCTGCCCCTCTGATTCACCTGCGCTGGCAACTTGCTCTCCAGAGCAGCTCAGGGTGGATCCAGGTGGCACTAACAAGGGGGAAAAGCTGTGAAGTGACTCCCAGGGCTCAGTAACTTGCTCAACCATTTGTAGGCTCAAGACCTCAGAGAGTTATGTCCGCATGTAACCTTGTAACCCCAGCACATTCCCAGCAGCCCCAACAGGATTGGTTTGAGTGCCCAGAGCAAAAGTTTTGCAGATCAAAACACCAGCTTGCACATGTAGCACCCCCTGGCACACTCCCTCCATTTACAGAAGAGGAAGAGGTTAATTTACTGCAGTAACCTCTTCATTACAGGACTTGCATTGCACCTATTGTGATACATCTTCAAGAATGATGGAAACAATAAAGGTGCTTCACAGTGACTACTCTATACAGGAATAatctgtaattattattattattattatttctttggcCATTGCAGTAGTGAAATATCATTTTCACAGAAGTAAAGACTCAAACCCAGCTGTACAAACAGTGTGTTCTGCACAGCACAAACACCACCTGGTAAGCTCTGTGTCCACTACAGCTGGACCACAAATGGATCATTTCTGTGAAATCTGGAGAAAAACAAGCAGGGTATCAGAGTGCCCACCCTTATTGTAGGCTTAAAACTCACAGATAGGCTTTTGGTGTCATTCTCCTGACATCAGTACCATCTTCTGCATTCTGAGATTCAAGAAAGCTCAGTAGAGAAGGTGGGGCAGAGGTCAACAGAGTCACTTGGAACATCTATTGTACCTCCCTGAAGAATGGTTGGGGGAAAATCGAGCCTAGATCAGCTCGATTCAGTCTTGCTCACTGCATAGATGTCCATGTGCTTCCAGAAATGATCCCACACAGTCACTCGTGGcctcattaaaaaataatgcaaCGCCCAGGGCAGCATCTCACCTCCGAGAGCCATGGAGGACCACAGGGTCCACAGCAGAATCTACTAAAGTCTGCTAAAAAGGAGACAAGATTTGTAGACCCAGTGACAGGTTTTATTAATCCAACCACTATGAAAAGTCACCAAGGTCTCCCACACACAAGCCTTTCTTCAGGTCTGCCCTTTGTGCACTCAAAACACCATATACTTGCCCCAGCAGACTGTTATGTCTAATACAATCAATTACCTTATCTCACAGATGCCTGTAAACTATCCCCACTACAATAACACTGCCCTGGCTACTGGAAAATATACACTTTCTACGGGAAAAAGCTGCACCATCAATGACTATTCTTAATTTCAAATATCACACACAGAATgggtggggttggaagggacctctggggatcatctagtccaacccaccttctTGCACTCAGAGCTTGTTTTAATTACCTTGTCAGGTTATTAACAGGGATTAAGGCTAGCGAAGCCTGGGCCAGGGATGACTTTGCTGAAGGCACAGAAAGACAGATTGTGCCCCACCAACCATTAGGGGAGCAAAGCAAACGtccccttctctgcagacattcaaacccgcctggaccccttcctgtggaacctcagctgggtgttcctgctccatggggggattgcactggatgagctttccagggcccttcaacccctgacattttgtGAAGCACCCACCCTCTGCACTCAGGGCTCCCATTaactccctccccagcccctcaccctcTGCCCTTGCTCCTACtcacagctcctgcaccccctcAGGCTCCCCAGCCTAACCCAGTCACCCCAATatgctgctgcctgcacctccCACACATAGAGACGCTCCAGGCTTCTATTTCCAGCCACTACACACACCCCAGGCTCCCACCAAGACCCGCAGGCCTCACTCCCTCACAATCCGCCTCATTCTCCTCACAGGCCCCGAACGCCCCACAAACCACTCCCCagcagccccgccgcccgccgctttTCCCTCctcgccggccacgccccctcctcgccggccacgccccctccccggctCCAGGCCCCGGCAGGCCGGGCCGCACGCGCTGCACGCCGGGAGGGGTCAGGGGTGAGAGGGCAGCGTCTGAGCGCGCGCTCCGGTGCGGCGGCTCCGCGCGAGGTAACGGGCGGGCCGGGACCCCCCGATCCCCCCGGCCCGCATCGCGACCCGTGACGCCCCGTTTGCCTTGCAGGAGGCCCAGGATGGCGGAGAGACCGGAGGATCTGAACCTGCCCAACGCCGTTATCACCCGCATCATCAAGGAGGCGGTGGGTGCCGGGCCCGGGGCTCCCGGGCGGCTGCGGGCGGGCACGGCTTCCCCGGGAAGATCCCCGGGCGGGTGCCTGGGCAGCCCCGCCGAGGCCTCGCTGTGCCCCGGTGTCGCTGCTCGCAGGTGCCGGGAGGACCCTCCCGGGAGGGTCGCGGTGCTGCTGCCGCCCGGGTGTCCCGGGGAACGCAGTCCCCGGTGCGGGGCCGGGGGGACCGTCCGGACCGCGGGAACCTCCCGATGGGCGTCCGGAAGTGCCGTTCaaaggcagggcagctccagcggGACTGTGAATGCCTGAACCAGCTGCCCACATCGGAGCAGAAGCGGTTCCCTGCCCGTTTAAACGTCTCGATTGATCCCCAGTGGTTAATTTAATGAGATGGTTGGTCCTGAGCCACGAGAACCAATGAATGGGTCTGGATCCATTCCcgggaagggctgtggggcactggaacaggctgcccagggcagtgctggagtcaccatccctggaggggtttaaaaggcgtttagatgaggttctcagggacatgggataGTGCTGGGgttggtttatggttggactcgatgatcttaagggtcttttccaaccaaaatgattctatagatACCCAGGGGTGGGTCTGTGTCAGGAATTCAATAGTCATGGGGTGAATTGCCAGACCCGCCGCTGATCCCCAGGTTACTTGTTCTCTCTGTGGCTCATTGCACCAGAGAGAACACAGTGAAACTGCGTGGCTTCCAGCTGGCACCAAAGTTTCTGCGAGATCAACATTTAGTTTCCAGTTGTGCGGAGCCCTCTGAATACCATAGCAGAACCAACATGTGAATTATGCAAGTTGAAGCCATTTTTAGCAGCTGCTGATAAAAGTTGAATTTCTTTTTCAGCTTCCTGATGGAGTAAATATTTCCAAAGAAGCCCGGAGCGCAATATCTCGCGCGGCAAGCGTGTTTGTGCTTTATGCGACGTCGTGGTAAGAATTTGTTGCATCAGATAACCAGTGTAGTTGTTTTATCGTTCCATGCTCTGCTGGCAGTCCTGGAGTTTTTATTTCGGTTTTGTCTGTTTATAGAAATAAAACAATTTCCAGTGTAGCCCAGTCTGCCAGAGCCCAGCAGCTGGGTCTGGGCGGCCCGTAACAACCTGTTGGGAAGAGAGTTGTGAACCACAGCGATGCCCCAACCCCACCAGGGCCCAGAGGGCTCACAAACCACCGTTACCTTAGAATATGGTGCACGGTTTCTGGCCAAGGCGAGAGCCATCTGCTCACACCCCATTAGGGCAAGCACGGACCAACCCCGCCAGCACTGGAGCTGgtcacaggggacacagggacgtctTTGGGATGGCTCAGAAGACACCGTGCAGCAGTCGCTTCTCTGGGGCTCAGTACTCACATGGTTTTGTGGAGCTGTCACTTTACAGCCAAAGTTCAGACCTTCTTACCCTGGTTGTAGAAAAGATCCACGTAAGCAGAAAACTAATGTTGTGGAAAAGCGTGCAATGAGGTGAAAGTACAAACAGCCAATGTATGTGAAACAATACCTTAAACTACTATTAGTAAGTGATTAAAAAACTCCTGAATGTTTaggatgtgggggttttttttaaattccttgtgATTTTAATAAGCAAGGCTAAATTGATGACAGTGCCAATTAACTccgttttccttcttgtttttgaCCAGTGCAAATAACTTTGCcatgaaggggaagaggaagacgCTGAATGCTGGCGATGTTCTCTCAGCCATGGAGGAGATGGAGTTTCAGCGATTCGTAGCCCCGTTGAAGGAATCCCTGGAAGGTACCGTCCGCAGTTCACGGCAGCGGTTCTAAGCAGCACCAAGTCCCGCTTTCCTCGAGCGCTGGACAAGCAGCACTCACTTGCCTGTCTTGTTTCTCTTTGCCCAGCATCCTGCACTGCAGTTTGCCTGGGGAATAAATAATGTGCACCTTAACAGGACTGGGATTTCACAACTGATGAGGATTGAGAAAGTCTCATCTGTCACTCccttattacatttttttaaagaaagtctTAGATGCTGCCTGTAAAtgtgaactcctgtgtccttttcagcatttttctgctGAAACTTAACTCGATTCCTATGGGGCTGGTCAGCACAGCTCAAATACTGGGGTGAGTTGCTGCTGTGAGTTCGCTGCTCCCCTGGAGAGCACGTGGATGCTGGACTCTGGCTATGGAGCTGTTCACGCTCTGAAAGTGCTGCCTTGCAATTTCTCAGTGTTCTCTTTCGTTTTTAGTTTACAGGCGtgaacagaaaggaaagaaagaagccagGAAAGATAAAGACAAGAAAGCAGACTCAGAGGAGCAAGATAAGAGCCGAGaggaagagaatgatgatgatgatgaaaggATGGAAGAAGAAGAGCAAAACGATGAGGAAGAGGTGGACAACTGAGCTCACTGATGAGACATGTGCACAGGCCGGGGTTTGTTCAGAGGGATATAAATGCTCCAAATCAACCTCGCTGTGTCCCCTCTTGTTTCCAGACGAGCTTTGTACTGTTCCTCTGCGGCCCGGCCCTTTTGGGCTTTAACTTGTACATAAAGGACTTTGTAAAGCTTTTCCCGTGCATGGGGGCTTGGCTCCCTCCCAGTTCTGAGCGGCCACAAGGGACTGGGCCTTTTGTGCTGGGTTGGCtccaaaataaaggagaaaagaacCGTCAGATGCTCGGTACAGAAGCTGGCCAGGAGAACCTGAGAGACTGTTGAATAAGCTCATTAAACCGAGTCAGGGGCTGAAACAAATGGATTGTTAACCCTTTGGGGTTTAGAATCTATGTGATGATGTCAAGGGGCTTAGAAGCTGAACAATTTAAGCTTTTTATCCAAGTGGCTTGTTTTTTGTCCTTAATTTTCTTGCATTCTGGCTGTGCCTTCTCTTCCTGCCGTAGCTGTGACTGCAATGAGCCTCACTGGTCACAGCGATACAGCATAACTGTACAGGGACCCGTGGTCCCCCCAGCTCACCCCAAATCAACCTAAATTGACAAATTTCACAGCACTTAGGGTGTCATCGAAGTACTGAAAGTGCTTGTTTTGTGTCTTTAAAGCCCTGGGGGACCAAGAGGAATTTTGTTACAAATCTGAAGCAAAATGAACACCTAAAAGGTGAATCGGGGTGACAAAACACCTCCTTCAAGAAAAATGGGGTGTTTGTATTCCTGGTACTCACATACGTTTGTTGTTTTATACTTGAATTCTTAGTTTTgatgccttttctttctcttctctgagAAAGTATCTATTAGGATAAGCTTCTTTTTGGGAAAAAATGCTTTATTAGTTGATCTTTTTGAAGACTAATAACCCTAATATTTGGACTAAACCGATGTCTGGTGAAGGAAATTTGAGGAAAGTTTTGGGTATATTTAAGTAAAACCCATGAGTTTTGCCGATGTGCAGTTTTAAAATAGCACTTGTGAGGAACAGCATGTCCTTTCCACCCAACACTTGGCGCAGAGCTGCCCACCAGAGCTGCCCTTTGTGCTTTCATAGCACGATGGCTTTTCTCACGCAGATGCCCGGCTCCCGTAAAGAGCTGCATCAACAAAGATTTTCTGCTGTCTAATTTCTACTGGCGTGCAGTCAGTAACAGATGAAAAGACCAAGTTGACAATGCCTTCCCAAGATCTCCAACAAAAAAGGCTCATCTGCTAGgtctttttcctcttgttttgtttctttttgggaCATATCTGGGATGCACATTCTGGAAGGGAACAATATCTGAATAAAAGCCAGACTTTTTTAACAGAGTCTCTTATTTCTGTCCATAATAAAACGAGCTGGTTGAGTTTGTAGCAGCGCACGTCTGAGTGTGCAGTGAAGACAGAAGCAAACTGTCACTGCTTACGGAGTTGCTGACAGCGAGGAGGATGAAGGGATGAAGCTGCTGCAATCCGGCCTGTGTGTGAGAGGAGACTCAGAAGAACCAGCTTTCCAGCTGTGGGAG from the Patagioenas fasciata isolate bPatFas1 chromosome 20, bPatFas1.hap1, whole genome shotgun sequence genome contains:
- the POLE3 gene encoding DNA polymerase epsilon subunit 3 translates to MAERPEDLNLPNAVITRIIKEALPDGVNISKEARSAISRAASVFVLYATSCANNFAMKGKRKTLNAGDVLSAMEEMEFQRFVAPLKESLEVYRREQKGKKEARKDKDKKADSEEQDKSREEENDDDDERMEEEEQNDEEEVDN